A stretch of Mytilus edulis chromosome 11, xbMytEdul2.2, whole genome shotgun sequence DNA encodes these proteins:
- the LOC139495454 gene encoding piggyBac transposable element-derived protein 4-like, producing the protein MSEQNSLYSDEGSDDNELSSGDEWLENYNAEVDHGSPDNTPVVSDEEANDEDDAAPENAELVWRETYEELDIDPFIQITGPSHNLNPNASELEYFKLFFDDNMLEKIVSQTNQYAAQNGPDPLWSDTTRDEISAFIGMQILMGINQLPDYSFYWSNNKYLGNQGFKEVMSVKRYEKLNQYIHCNDIETDVPVDQPGHDKLHKIRPLIDSSLQNFAARYNPNKNQAIDEAMVAYKGRSVAKQYIPSKPTKWGFKVWMRCDSKSGYCHKFDIYMGKETAVDSTKGLGHRVVEKLAEDLHHKNHHLYFDSYFTSIPLLQDLLSNGICGCGTIRQNRKGFPQDLKNAPRMQTGQFVGRQTDNMVGVVWMDKKPVNVVASNESLIEVDTTNRRQKDGTNVRVTRPRVVTNYQENFRGVDISDQLREKYSIGRPSKKWWKYLMNFIIDLCIVNSFIVKAETEVPQVARTKKRYRQLDFRINLSTQLIGNFARLRTPAPPMRPRATHAHLKLGRKRSTCKLCTKTGEKKRKTTQMGCEKCDKHLCSAECHNTFHVNIGIGVVTEE; encoded by the exons ATGTCTGAGCAAAACAGCTTATACTCTGATGAGGGCAGTGACGACAATGAATTATCAAGTGGGGATGAATGGCTGGAGAATTATAATGCTGAAGTCGATCATGGTTCCCCTGACAATACACCCGTGGTATCAGATGAAGAGGCCAATGACGAGGACGATGCAGCTCCCGAAAATGCAGAACTTGTTTGGAGAGAAACATACGAAGAACTTGACATAGACCCCTTTATTCAGATCACTGGTCCATCACACAATCTGAACCCTAATGCCAGTGAGCTTGAGTATTTCAAGCTTTTCTTCGACGATAATATGCTTGAGAAAATTGTGAGCCAAACAAATCAATATGCAGCTCAAAATGGCCCCGACCCACTCTGGAGTGATACCACCCGGGATGAGATTTCGGCTTTTATAG GGATGCAGATATTAATGGGAATAAACCAGCTTCCTGATTATTCCTTTTACTGGTCCAATAATAAGTATTTAGGGAATCAGGGGTTTAAAGAAGTCATGTCAGTAAAACGGTATGAAAAGCTCAACCAATATATCCATTGTAATGATATAGAAACTGATGTCCCTGTAGACCAGCCTGGGCACGATAAGCTCCACAAGATACGCCCTCTTATTGATTCATCTCTCCAAAACTTCGCCGCACGATACAACCCAAATAAAAACCAAGCCATTGATGAAGCTATGGTGGCTTATAAAGGAAGATCGGTAGCCAAACAGTATATACCATCAAAACCCACCAAATGGGGATTCAAAGTGTGGATGAGGTGCGATAGTAAATCTGGATATTGTCACAAGTTTGATATTTATATGGGAAAGGAGACGGCTGTTGATAGTACAAAGGGTTTAGGACATCGTGTTGTGGAGAAATTGGCTGAAGATCTACATCATAAAAACCATCACTTGTATTTTGACAGTTACTTTACCTCAATACCATTATTGCAAGATCTGTTAAGCAATGGAATATGTGGATGTGGAACCATTCGACAGAACAGAAAAGGCTTTCCACAAGATTTAAAGAACGCCCCGAGGATGCAAACTGGCCAGTTTGTaggaagacaaacagacaatatgGTGGGCGTTGTTTGGATGGACAAGAAACCAGTTAATGTTGTGGCTTCCAATGAGTCATTGATTGAG GTAGATACAACAAACCGGAGACAGAAAGATGGGACAAATGTCCGCGTTACAAGGCCGCGCGTAGTTACAAATTACCAGGAAAATTTCAGAGGGGTTGACATCTCTGATCAATTACGTGAAAAATATTCAATTGGTAGGCCATCTAAAAAATGgtggaaatatttaatgaatttCATAATAGATCTTTGTATTGTGAACTCATTTATTGTAAAGGCAGAAACAGAGGTTCCGCAAGTAGCCCGTACTAAAAAGAGGTATAGGCAATTGGACTTCAGGATAAATTTGTCAACACAACTTATAGGGAATTTCGCACGATTGAGGACACCAGCACCACCAATGAGACCGCGAGCAACACACGCTCATTTGAAATTGGGCCGCAAACGTTCCACATGCAAACTTTGCACAAAAACAGGAGAGAAGAAGCGTAAAACAACACAAATGGGATGTGAAAAATGTGATAAACATTTATGTTCAGCTGAATGTCACAACACATTCCATGTTAATATTGGGATCGGAGTTGTCACGGAAGAATAA